The sequence GGTCAGGCCTTCTCTAGCTCGTCCTCGTCTTCGTCTTCATACTCATCGGCCCACTTGTCGACGTAGGCGTCTTCGTCGGTCGGGTGAGCCAGCTCGCGCTCGAGCGCGGAGTAGTTCACCGACGGACTGTACGCCTTGAGTTCGCGGGCGATCTTGGTGTGTTTCGCCTTCTGACGGCCACGGCCCATGCGCGAGACCCCCTCACGAGTTAAGCTGCGGGCGGTGAGGCCCGAGGCATTCACGACACCGGCGAGAAGCCGGTAAGAGTAGCATTCAGAATAGCACGCGGGAAAGACGCTCTGGCCGAGGCCAGACTGGTGAAGGGAACGATCTTCATGACCGACAACACCTCCACTCCGTCCGATGAGGCCGCACAGAACGCGGCGCTGCAGAAAGCCGTCATCGTCGGCATGCAGCTGGACCAGGACCCGCATGTGATCCGCGAAGCGGTTCGGTATGCGCGACTGTTCGGTGTGCCGCTGGTCGTGGCGCACGTGGACGTCACTCGATTCGTCACCTATGAGGACCCGGACGGCTACGTGCACTCGGCACCGATCGACATCAACTTCGACGCGGGCGCCGCGGAGTTCGAAGCGGTCGAGGCCGCTGCCGCGAAGCTGCTGGCGGGGACGGATGTCACGTGGACGGCGCGTCAGCTCGTCGGTGACCCGGCGTTGGCGATCAAGCAGCTCGCCAACAAGCTCGATGCGCAGCTCATCGTCGTCGGCACCCGCAAGCGCGGTATCGGCGAGTCGATCCGCGAGTTCTTCACGGGCTCGGTCGCGGCGCGGCTCGCGCACCGGCAGCACCGCTCCATCCTGGTCGTCCCGCTCGGCGAGTCGGTGCCGGACGAGCAGAAGGAGATCTGGCCGGAGTCCTAGAGGACGCGGCACAGCAGAGGGCCCCGTCGGCTGTTCGCCG is a genomic window of Microbacterium maritypicum containing:
- a CDS encoding DUF3073 domain-containing protein; the protein is MGRGRQKAKHTKIARELKAYSPSVNYSALERELAHPTDEDAYVDKWADEYEDEDEDELEKA
- a CDS encoding universal stress protein; the protein is MTDNTSTPSDEAAQNAALQKAVIVGMQLDQDPHVIREAVRYARLFGVPLVVAHVDVTRFVTYEDPDGYVHSAPIDINFDAGAAEFEAVEAAAAKLLAGTDVTWTARQLVGDPALAIKQLANKLDAQLIVVGTRKRGIGESIREFFTGSVAARLAHRQHRSILVVPLGESVPDEQKEIWPES